A region of Triplophysa dalaica isolate WHDGS20190420 chromosome 20, ASM1584641v1, whole genome shotgun sequence DNA encodes the following proteins:
- the klhl21 gene encoding kelch-like protein 21: MEKPVLQTQSSMLPFFDTAHAVNLLRGIHELRAERKFFDITLCAEGKEFHCHRTVLAAASTYFRAMFAGTLRESAMDRVVLHEVSAELLGLLVDFCYTGRVTVTQDNVDLLLKTADLFQFPSVKEACCAFLEQRLDVSNCLEIQDFAEAYACRGLATSARGFVLKNIVELAKSMDFERLSWKRLLEFVSDDGLCVDKEETGYQIAVRWVKADLKHRLHYWPELLQQVRLPFVRRFYLLAHVESDPLVYLSPACLRLVSEARSFQSYEYDRHDRPSHRTRPRPSTGLAEILVVVGGCDQDCDELVTVDCYNPQTGQWRYLAEFPDHLGGGYSIVALGNDIYVTGGSDGSRLYDCVWRYNSSVNEWTEVSPMLKAREYHSSCVLKGQLYVVATDSTERYDHTLDCWEGLPPMLHPMDNCSTTSCRGRLYAIGSLTGEDTMAIQCYDAESNRWSLVNSGELPPWSFAPKTVTLNGLIYFIRDDSTEVDIYNPQNNEWDKINPMTQVHVGGSVAALGGRLYVSGGYDSTFELSDVVEVYDPSSRSWTPAGHLPQPTFWQGSVSIFRQFMPLVPSTFEPIDMPEANAINLHRHHRINQNNNVNQNLNQDINPVH; encoded by the exons ATGGAGAAGCCTGTTTTACAAACGCAGTCCTCTATGCTGCCTTTCTTTGACACGGCCCATGCTGTCAACTTGCTCCGCGGTATCCACGAGCTCCGCGCTGAGCGTAAGTTCTTCGACATCACATTGTGCGCTGAAGGAAAAGAGTTCCACTGCCATAGAACTGTGCTGGCCGCTGCCAGCACCTACTTTCGCGCTATGTTTGCAGGAACGCTACGAGAAAGCGCCATGGACCGTGTGGTACTGCACGAGGTGTCAGCTGAACTGTTGGGACTTCTTGTGGACTTTTGTTACACAGGCCGCGTCACTGTCACTCAAGACAACGTGGACCTTCTTCTCAAGACGGCGGATCTGTTTCAGTTCCCATCTGTTAAAGAGGCGTGCTGCGCTTTCCTGGAGCAGAGACTcgatgtttccaactgcttggAGATCCAGGACTTTGCGGAAGCTTATGCCTGCCGTGGGCTTGCTACAAGCGCTCGCGGTTTCGTCCTGAAGAATATCGTGGAGCTGGCGAAGAGCATGGACTTTGAAAGGTTGTCGTGGAAGCGACTATTGGAGTTCGTATCAGACGACGGACTCTGCGTGGATAAGGAAGAAACTGGGTACCAGATAGCCGTCCGCTGGGTCAAAGCCGACCTGAAGCACCGCTTGCATTACTGGCCTGAGCTGCTGCAGCAGGTGCGACTCCCATTTGTGCGACGTTTCTACCTTCTGGCCCATGTGGAGAGCGATCCGCTGGTCTACCTGTCACCGGCCTGCTTGAGGTTGGTCAGCGAAGCACGTAGCTTTCAGTCGTACGAATATGACCGCCATGATAGGCCCAGCCATCGAACTCGCCCACGTCCCTCAACTGGCCTGGCGGAAATTTTAGTGGTGGTGGGAGGATGCGATCAGGACTGTGACGAGCTTGTTACTGTGGACTGTTACAACCCTCAGACTGGACAGTGGAGATACTTAGCAGAATTCCCAGACCATCTTGGAGGTGGCTACAGTATAGTGGCCTTGGGCAACGACATTTACGTAACAG GTGGCTCAGATGGATCACGTCTCTATGATTGTGTTTGGCGATACAACTCCAGCGTGAATGAGTGGACAGAGGTCTCCCCCATGTTGAAAGCCCGGGAATACCATAGCTCTTGTGTCCTAAAGGGTCAGCTGTATGTGGTTGCCACAGACAGCACAGAACGCTATGACCACACTCTTGACTGCTGGGAGGGTCTTCCACCCATGCTGCACCCTATGGATAACTGTTCTACCACGTCGTGCAGAGGACGGCTTTACGCCATCGGCTCATTAACCGGAGAGGACACAATGGCcattcagtgctatgatgctgaaAGTAACCGATGGTCACTGGTCAATAGTGGAGAGTTGCCTCCGTGGTCATTTGCCCCcaaaacggtgactttaaacGGCTTGATCTACTTCATAAG GGATGATTCGACTGAGGTTGACATCTACAACCCACAGAACAATGAATGGGACAAGATTAATCCCATGACGCAA GTTCATGTCGGAGGCAGCGTGGCAGCTCTCGGCGGTCGACTCTACGTGTCCGGCGGCTATGACAGCACCTTCGAGCTCTCCGATGTGGTTGAGGTCTACGATCCCAGTTCTCGATCTTGGACACCCGCCGGCCACCTTCCCCAGCCTACTTTCTGGCAGGGAAGTGTTAGCATTTTTCGACAGTTTATGCCCCTTGTCCCAAGTACCTTCGAACCTATTGACATGCCTGAAGCCAATGCCATAAACCTCCACAGACACCACCGCATCAACCAAAACAACAATGTCAATCAGAACCTCAACCAAGACATCAATCCAGTCCACTGA
- the zbtb48 gene encoding telomere zinc finger-associated protein isoform X1 gives MMENQTQGISHAQWVLSLLNQQRGFGQFCDAMLSTASGQVHLAHRNVLACFSNLFQDPNSDTPCLQFSLPLECPDDGLELLIDFFYTGELHLDGSNIEKVQNAASGLSVPDSLIPFQRLKEPLQLSVFSEDVKVSQHFPLPSADSEHDPTIKEKTRSWHIVKETPDESSLAVEVTASDEDPPVSTSSTTTRSGRRVKGPRRLTSDNLMCAVTRQVPERTQTSSIENTEEDHLKPSDSSENETEQVDGSAENQNDDDHDDYDHNVNEDENEDDNDRDDGMDVLNEGTDEEYVPHDSPSPTPKTPRRKRKRKNTIKENGEEASKASKKGSVECPTCHKTFLSKYYLKVHNRRHTGEKPFKCAKCGKSYYRKENLLEHEARNCLKRTEVVFSCSKCTMTFTKRQELRLHTVTHTGEMPNKCTSCSEQFMQKKDLRSHMIKVHGAPKPHACSLCTKCFLSRTELRLHDAAKHRGEKLFVCEECGHRASSRNGLQMHIKAIHRKERPFVCEFCNHAFTQKANLNMHLRTHTGEKPFQCHLCGKTFRTQASLDKHNRTHTGERPFSCEFCEQRFTEKGPLVRHIASKHQEGRPHYCNICNKTFKAIEQLRVHVRRHKGVRKYECRECGYKFTRQAHLRRHSQIHTRVENYNPRQRRLRNLVVEDEKAGASSSPSSQADGQVEPGDLVNLVTQTEAVVLEQVVSASAGGTEGEQASYSMTEETVNGEQTGFSVSATTGGGVEQGGFTVADVMEQTLLVSDACPILQSSVVVELSSTGTDGKV, from the exons ATG ATGGAGAATCAAACTCAAGGGATCTCTCATGCTCAATGGGTGCTGTCCTTGCTCAACCAACAGCGGGGTTTTGGCCAGTTTTGTGATGCCATGCTGAGCACAGCGAGTGGGCAGGTGCACCTGGCACATCGCAATGTTCTTGCCTGCTTCAGTAACCTGTTCCAAGATCCCAATTCAGACACCCCATGTTTACAGTTCAGCCTCCCATTGGAATGCCCTGATGATGGGCTGGAGCTactgattgattttttttacactgGGGAGCTCCACTTGGACGGTAGTAATATAGAGAAGGTTCAAAATGCGGCTAGTGGACTATCAGTGCCAGACTCTCTGATACCATTTCAGAGATTGAAAGAACCACTACAACTTTCTGTGTTCAGTGAAGATGTGAAAGTCAGTCAACATTTTCCACTGCCATCTGCAGACTCTGAGCATGATCCAACAATAAAAGAGAAGACTAGATCTTGGCATATAGTGAAAGAAACACCAGATGAAAGCAGTTTAGCTGTGGAGGTCACAGCTAGTGATGAAGATCCCCCTGTCTCAACGTCCAGTACTACCACACGTTCTGGAAGGCGAGTGAAAGGGCCCAGACGACTAACAAGTGATAACCTCATGTGTGCTGTCACTAGACAAGTACCAGAAAGGACACAAACGTCATCTATAGAGAATACAGAGGAAGATCACCTCAAACCTTCTGACTCGAGTGAGAATGAGACTGAG CAGGTTGATGGATCTGCTGAGAATCAAAATGATGATGATCATGATGATTATGATCATAATGTCAATGAAGATGAAAATGAGGATGACAATGACCGAGACGACGGCATGGATGTTCTCAATGAGGGTACTGATGAGGAGTATGTGCCTCATGACTCACCTAGCCCAACCCCAAAGACTCCACGGAGAAAGCGGAAACGGAAAAATACCATTAAAGAGAATGGAGAAGAAGCATCAAAAGCCTCCAAGAAAGGCTCTGTCGAATGTCCTACATGCCACAAAACATTCCTTAGCAAGTACTACTTAAAAGTACACAACAg GAGACATACTGGTGAAAAGCCCTTTAAATGTGCTAAATGTGGAAAGAGCTATTACAGGAAGGAAAACTTGCTAGAGCACGAAGCAAGGAACTGTCTTAAGAGAACAGAGGTG GTGTTTTCATGTTCCAAATGTACCATGACCTTTACGAAGCGACAAGAGCTTCGCCtccacacagtcacacacaccgGAGAGATGCCCAATAAG TGCACGTCATGCTCTGAGCAgtttatgcagaagaaagacctCAGAAGCCACATGATTAAAGTTCACGGAGCTCCTAAGCCACATGCA TGTTCATTGTGTACCAAGTGTTTTCTATCCCGCACCGAGTTGCGTTTGCACGATGCAGCCAAACATCGCGGTGAgaaactgtttgtgtgtgaggagTGCGGCCACCGGGCCTCCAGCCGCAACGGCCTGCAGATGCACATAAAAGCCATTCACAG aaaGGAGCGTCCCTTTGTTTGTGAGTTTTGCAATCATGCTTTTACTCAGAAAGCCAATCTCAACATGCACCTTCGGACACACACCGGAGAGAAGCCTTTCCAGTGCCACCTCTGTGGAAAGACATTTCGCACACAAG CCAGTCTTGACAAGCACAACCGCACACACACCGGAGAGCGGCCGTTTAGCTGTGAGTTCTGTGAGCAGCGCTTTACTGAGAAAGGCCCTCTGGTACGCCACATAGCCAGCAAACACCAAGAGGGCCGGCCACATTACTGCAACATatgcaacaaaacatttaaag CCATTGAGCAGCTTCGTGTGCATGTCAGACGCCACAAAGGTGTGAGAAAATATGAGTGCAGGGAATGTGGTTACAAGTTCACCAGACAG GCCCATCTTCGCCGACACTCCCAGATCCACACCCGCGTGGAGAACTACAACCCCAGACAGAGACGGCTGCGCAACTTGGTGGTGGAGGATGAGAAGGCAGGTGCTTCTTCGAGTCCTTCCAGCCAGGCAGATGGTCAGGTTGAGCCAGGGGATCTAGTTAACCTTGTGACCCAGACAGAAGCTGTTGTGCTGGAGCAGGTGGTCTCAGCCTCTGCTGGAGGAACAGAAGGAGAACAGGCCTCTTATTCAATGACTGAGGAGACAGTTAATGGTGAGCAGACTGGATTTAGCGTGAGTGCCACGACTGGTGGTGGAGTTGAGCAAGGTGGGTTCACGGTGGCAGATGTGATGGAACAGACACTGTTGGTGAGCGATGCATGTCCCATCCTTCAATCAAGTGTGGTTGTTGAGTTGTCAAGCACTGGGACTGATGGGAAGGTCTAA
- the casp9 gene encoding caspase-9, which yields MDQRHREILRRHRRSLVTTLDTADICDGLLSKGVFTQDMIDEIQNKETRRDRARALLIDLETRGSRAFRSFLECLRETGYDDPAGLLENGDGAHPPCAIPAQPSLIPLAVQRPKYTEDPDRPVFMPPTVVPLRPGTLPVPKPVSPPYEEENLKPTRIRRDSIQIYKMDANPCGICLIINNVEFEPASCLKNRNGSNIDCDKMERRFKALNFKVVVKRNLKCKYIRHEMSTLAKEDHSLYDCCVVIILSHGTEANHNRFPGAIHGVDAGVVPVQIITNYLNGQNCPSLQGKPKLFFIQACGGDEKDTGFEVSPDEVQPSMGGADDQMDAMPMSSSSDSLSTSDEPDARATLPTPSDMLVSYSTTPGYVSWRDTEAGSWYVENLDRVLEQNADTDDLVTILMMVNDAVSQISAKGLYKQMPGSFNFLRKHLYFQKP from the exons ATGGACCAAAGGCACAGAGAGATTCTTCGGCGGCACAGGAGAAGTCTAGTCACGACGTTAGATACGGCAGATATCTGCGATGGGCTTCTGTCAAAGGGGGTATTCACCCAAGACATGATCGATGAAATACAG AACAAGGAAACCAGACGTGATCGAGCCAGGGCACTGTTGATAGATTTGGAGACTAGAGGAAGTAGGGCTTTCCGATCTTTCTTGGAGTGTCTGCGTGAGACTGGCTATGATGACCCCGCAGGGCTCCTGGAAAATGGAGATGGTGCTCATCCGCCTTGTGCCATACCTGCACAGCCATCATTGATTCCTCTGGCTGTCC AGAGGCCGAAATACACTGAAGATCCAGACAGACCTGTTTTTATGCCTCCAACGGTAGTACCACTGAGACCAGGAACCCTGCCTGTGCCCAAGCCTGTTAGTCCTC CTTATGAAGAGGAGAACCTGAAACCCACCAGAATTAGACGTGATAGTATACAG ATTTACAAGATGGACGCCAATCCATGTGGCatctgtttgattatcaacaatGTTGAGTTCGAACCGGCCTCTTGTCTGAAAAACCGGAACGGGTCCAACATTGATTGTGACAAGATGGAGAGAAGATTTAAAGCTCTCAACTTTAAGGTTGTTGTGAAAAGGAACTTGAAATGCAAA TATATCAGACATGAGATGTCAACATTAGCGAAGGAGGATCATTCCCTATACGACTGCTGTGTCGTGATCATTCTTTCTCACGGCACTGAA GCAAACCACAATCGTTTTCCTGGAGCAATACATGGTGTGGATGCAGGAGTCGTCCCAGTTCAGATAATCACAAACTACCTCAATGGCCAGAACTGTCCCTCTCTACAGGGCAAGCCCAAACTTTTCTTCATCCAGGCCTGTGGAGGAG ATGAAAAGGACACTGGTTTTGAAGTGTCTCCAGATGAGGTGCAGCCCTCAATGGGTGGGGCAGATGACCAGATGGATGCTATGCCCATGTCCTCCAGCAGTGATTCTCTCAGCACATCTGATGAACCCGATGCTCGGGCCACTTTGCCCACCCCCAGTGACATGCTGGTGTCCTACTCAACCACTCCAG GCTACGTCTCATGGAGGGACACAGAGGCCGGGTCCTGGTATGTAGAGAATCTTGATCGTGTGCTTGAGCAGAACGCAGACACTGATGATCTGGTGACCATCCTAATGATG GTAAATGATGCCGTCTCCCAAATATCTGCCAAAGGCTTGTATAAACAAATGCCTGGATCTTTCAACTTCCTCAGAAAGCATCTCTACTTTCAGAAGCCATGA
- the zbtb48 gene encoding telomere zinc finger-associated protein isoform X2, whose protein sequence is MMENQTQGISHAQWVLSLLNQQRGFGQFCDAMLSTASGQVHLAHRNVLACFSNLFQDPNSDTPCLQFSLPLECPDDGLELLIDFFYTGELHLDGSNIEKVQNAASGLSVPDSLIPFQRLKEPLQLSVFSEDVKVSQHFPLPSADSEHDPTIKEKTRSWHIVKETPDESSLAVEVTASDEDPPVSTSSTTTRSGRRVKGPRRLTSDNLMCAVTRQVPERTQTSSIENTEEDHLKPSDSSENETEVDGSAENQNDDDHDDYDHNVNEDENEDDNDRDDGMDVLNEGTDEEYVPHDSPSPTPKTPRRKRKRKNTIKENGEEASKASKKGSVECPTCHKTFLSKYYLKVHNRRHTGEKPFKCAKCGKSYYRKENLLEHEARNCLKRTEVVFSCSKCTMTFTKRQELRLHTVTHTGEMPNKCTSCSEQFMQKKDLRSHMIKVHGAPKPHACSLCTKCFLSRTELRLHDAAKHRGEKLFVCEECGHRASSRNGLQMHIKAIHRKERPFVCEFCNHAFTQKANLNMHLRTHTGEKPFQCHLCGKTFRTQASLDKHNRTHTGERPFSCEFCEQRFTEKGPLVRHIASKHQEGRPHYCNICNKTFKAIEQLRVHVRRHKGVRKYECRECGYKFTRQAHLRRHSQIHTRVENYNPRQRRLRNLVVEDEKAGASSSPSSQADGQVEPGDLVNLVTQTEAVVLEQVVSASAGGTEGEQASYSMTEETVNGEQTGFSVSATTGGGVEQGGFTVADVMEQTLLVSDACPILQSSVVVELSSTGTDGKV, encoded by the exons ATG ATGGAGAATCAAACTCAAGGGATCTCTCATGCTCAATGGGTGCTGTCCTTGCTCAACCAACAGCGGGGTTTTGGCCAGTTTTGTGATGCCATGCTGAGCACAGCGAGTGGGCAGGTGCACCTGGCACATCGCAATGTTCTTGCCTGCTTCAGTAACCTGTTCCAAGATCCCAATTCAGACACCCCATGTTTACAGTTCAGCCTCCCATTGGAATGCCCTGATGATGGGCTGGAGCTactgattgattttttttacactgGGGAGCTCCACTTGGACGGTAGTAATATAGAGAAGGTTCAAAATGCGGCTAGTGGACTATCAGTGCCAGACTCTCTGATACCATTTCAGAGATTGAAAGAACCACTACAACTTTCTGTGTTCAGTGAAGATGTGAAAGTCAGTCAACATTTTCCACTGCCATCTGCAGACTCTGAGCATGATCCAACAATAAAAGAGAAGACTAGATCTTGGCATATAGTGAAAGAAACACCAGATGAAAGCAGTTTAGCTGTGGAGGTCACAGCTAGTGATGAAGATCCCCCTGTCTCAACGTCCAGTACTACCACACGTTCTGGAAGGCGAGTGAAAGGGCCCAGACGACTAACAAGTGATAACCTCATGTGTGCTGTCACTAGACAAGTACCAGAAAGGACACAAACGTCATCTATAGAGAATACAGAGGAAGATCACCTCAAACCTTCTGACTCGAGTGAGAATGAGACTGAG GTTGATGGATCTGCTGAGAATCAAAATGATGATGATCATGATGATTATGATCATAATGTCAATGAAGATGAAAATGAGGATGACAATGACCGAGACGACGGCATGGATGTTCTCAATGAGGGTACTGATGAGGAGTATGTGCCTCATGACTCACCTAGCCCAACCCCAAAGACTCCACGGAGAAAGCGGAAACGGAAAAATACCATTAAAGAGAATGGAGAAGAAGCATCAAAAGCCTCCAAGAAAGGCTCTGTCGAATGTCCTACATGCCACAAAACATTCCTTAGCAAGTACTACTTAAAAGTACACAACAg GAGACATACTGGTGAAAAGCCCTTTAAATGTGCTAAATGTGGAAAGAGCTATTACAGGAAGGAAAACTTGCTAGAGCACGAAGCAAGGAACTGTCTTAAGAGAACAGAGGTG GTGTTTTCATGTTCCAAATGTACCATGACCTTTACGAAGCGACAAGAGCTTCGCCtccacacagtcacacacaccgGAGAGATGCCCAATAAG TGCACGTCATGCTCTGAGCAgtttatgcagaagaaagacctCAGAAGCCACATGATTAAAGTTCACGGAGCTCCTAAGCCACATGCA TGTTCATTGTGTACCAAGTGTTTTCTATCCCGCACCGAGTTGCGTTTGCACGATGCAGCCAAACATCGCGGTGAgaaactgtttgtgtgtgaggagTGCGGCCACCGGGCCTCCAGCCGCAACGGCCTGCAGATGCACATAAAAGCCATTCACAG aaaGGAGCGTCCCTTTGTTTGTGAGTTTTGCAATCATGCTTTTACTCAGAAAGCCAATCTCAACATGCACCTTCGGACACACACCGGAGAGAAGCCTTTCCAGTGCCACCTCTGTGGAAAGACATTTCGCACACAAG CCAGTCTTGACAAGCACAACCGCACACACACCGGAGAGCGGCCGTTTAGCTGTGAGTTCTGTGAGCAGCGCTTTACTGAGAAAGGCCCTCTGGTACGCCACATAGCCAGCAAACACCAAGAGGGCCGGCCACATTACTGCAACATatgcaacaaaacatttaaag CCATTGAGCAGCTTCGTGTGCATGTCAGACGCCACAAAGGTGTGAGAAAATATGAGTGCAGGGAATGTGGTTACAAGTTCACCAGACAG GCCCATCTTCGCCGACACTCCCAGATCCACACCCGCGTGGAGAACTACAACCCCAGACAGAGACGGCTGCGCAACTTGGTGGTGGAGGATGAGAAGGCAGGTGCTTCTTCGAGTCCTTCCAGCCAGGCAGATGGTCAGGTTGAGCCAGGGGATCTAGTTAACCTTGTGACCCAGACAGAAGCTGTTGTGCTGGAGCAGGTGGTCTCAGCCTCTGCTGGAGGAACAGAAGGAGAACAGGCCTCTTATTCAATGACTGAGGAGACAGTTAATGGTGAGCAGACTGGATTTAGCGTGAGTGCCACGACTGGTGGTGGAGTTGAGCAAGGTGGGTTCACGGTGGCAGATGTGATGGAACAGACACTGTTGGTGAGCGATGCATGTCCCATCCTTCAATCAAGTGTGGTTGTTGAGTTGTCAAGCACTGGGACTGATGGGAAGGTCTAA
- the nol9 gene encoding polynucleotide 5'-hydroxyl-kinase NOL9, producing the protein MTMKVNKFSSHAKHKQQNTSAHQRLTNRHKKCKLKKISHLNACPGSAQLEQHFTKKEKPRLKRLKKSYAKPVTVNPENSFSEEEKAASGGFTHVQANGDTELEGSSNSVDSQEWNEYANSVLQNGTESFTSPDMDQDDKDGLQYHAQLDHTQNRAVLVMQQDQTLCFRGKCLLTCLYGHVEVLGFTIEEGQQPYQLFSPPSHCPLTIRALGNNSSSNKNKKEGRLEAKAIVRKYLSLEPCKRLINEVDSNSCVMLLEPLDTPLTRLLTSFTELKEIFGLNSLELRSQAAIHNPALSAVGVKALRQPYAQGLVMSQTYKEALDSLLSAWAGEFDRCPIILVCGAKNCGKSTFNRHLINSLLNQTASVEYLECDLGQTEFTPAGCLSLNTITEPLLGPPFTHLQDPDHMVYYGQTECQTDIDRYLESLKYLWRHCSGESPVVINTMGWIKGHGLHILIDLIRLFSVTHVVQLTYKDMPQCQLFTPDFLKTTHGWQTHPPTPSSLTEAPASHLALRSYVFLNIISEFEGAGKSGELRFQRSNVLRDLALLAYFSKMQSPEPGPMRPLHCFIPYQVPHSSVAIGMVHGEVSPNHILYTVNASLVGLCCLSEKVAGTGGPVVLSQTPICRCVGLGVIRGVDMARGLYFLVTPVSPSVLKHVNCLLVGQITLPIEQLTMQYGAESELPYVTSDYSFEVTGAGKIHIHKGLLRRCFIK; encoded by the exons ATgacaatgaaagtaaataagTTTTCATCTCACGCGAAACATAAGCAGCAAAACACCAGCGCACACCAAAGACTGACTAACAggcataaaaaatgtaagctaAAGAAAATAAGTCATCTTAATGCATGTCCCGGGTCTGCTCAGCTGGAGCAACACTTCACCAAAAAGGAGAAGCCTCGATTAAAACGGCTCAAGAAGTCGTATGCAAAGCCAGTGACTGTGAACCCAGAAAACAGTTTTTCTGAGGAGGAAAAGGCCGCTTCAGGAGGTTTTACTCATGTGCAGGCAAACGGAGACACAGAACTTGAAGGTAGCAGCAATTCAGTGGACTCTCAGGAATGGAACGAATATGCCAACAGTGTTCTTCAGAACGGCACCGAAAGTTTCACTTCACCGGACATGGATCAGGATGACAAAGATGGACTTCAGTACCATGCCCAGCTTGACCATACGCAGAACCGGGCTGTATTGGTCATGCAACAAGATCAG ACCCTGTGTTTCCGTGGGAAGTGCCTGCTTACTTGCCTTTATGGTCATGTAGAGGTGCTGGGCTTCACCATAGAAGAGGGCCAACAACCTTACCAGCTTTTCTCTCCGCCATCACACTGCCCGCTCACCATCAGAGCCTTGGGAAACAACTCCTCATCCAACAAGAACAAGAAGGAGGGACGACTGGAAGCGAAAGCCATTGTTCGCAAATACCTCTCCTTAG AGCCATGTAAAAGGCTTATCAATGAGGTGGACTCGAACTCCTGTGTGATGCTTTTGGAACCTCTGGACACGCCCCTTACGCGCTTACTCACCAGCTTCACTGAACTCAAAGAGATCTTTGGCTTAAACTCG TTGGAACTGAGGTCTCAGGCTGCGATCCATAACCCTGCTCTGTCTGCGGTGGGTGTAAAAGCACTACGTCAACCTTATGCACAAGGTCTTGTGATGTCACAAACCTATAAAGAGGCCCTAGACAGTTTGCTCAGTGCCTGGGCAG GAGAATTTGACCGCTGTCCCATAATTCTTGTGTGTGGGGCGAAAAACTGTGGCAAGTCCACCTTCAATCGGCATCTCATTAACAGCCTTCTAAACCA aactGCCAGTGTTGAGTATCTGGAATGTGATTTAGGCCAGACTGAGTTTACCCCTGCCGGATGCCTCTCCTTAAACACCATTACAGAACCACTGCTGG GGCCTCCATTCACACACTTGCAGGATCCAGATCACATGGTGTACTACGGTCAGACAGAATGTCAGACTGACATAGATCGCTACCTGGAGTCCCTCAAATATCTGTGGCGTCACTGCAGTGGAGAAAGTCCTGTCGTTATTAACACTATGGGCTGGATCAAGG GCCATGGCCTTCATATTCTGATTGACCTTATTCGCCTTTTTTCCGTTACGCATGTCGTTCAGCTGACTTACAAAGACATGCCACAGTGTCAACTTTTTACCCCAGACTTCCTTAAAACTACCCACGGCTGGCAGACGCATCCTCCAACACCATCCAGCTTGACCGAAGCTCCAGCAAGTCACCTCGCTCTTCGATCTTATGTGTTTCTCAACATCATTTCGGAATTCGAAGGCGCAGGGAAATCTGGAGAATT GCGATTTCAGCGCAGCAATGTGTTGCGAGACCTGGCACTGCTTGCCTACTTCAGTAAAATGCAGTCCCCTGAGCCAGGCCCCATGCGCCCGCTTCACTGTTTCATACCTTACCAG GTCCCACACTCTTCAGTGGCTATAGGGATGGTGCACGGTGAGGTTTCACCCAATCACATTCTCTATACAGTCAATGCCAGTCTTGTTGGATTGTGCTGTCTTAGTGAAAAGGTTGCAGGCACTGGAGGTCCTGTTGTGCTTTCCCAAACTCCCATCTGTCGGTGTGTGGGCCTAG gtgTTATTAGAGGGGTGGACATGGCACGAGGTCTGTACTTCCTGGTTACACCCGTGTCTCCCTCTGTTCTGAAGCATGTGAACTGTCTTCTGGTGGGACAGATCACACTACCCATAGAGCAGCTTACCATGCAG TATGGAGCTGAATCTGAATTACCATACGTCACCTCAGACTACAGCTTTGAAGTAACGGGAGCAGGAAAAATTCACATTCACAAAGGACTGTTAAGGCGttgttttataaagtaa